One part of the Treponema peruense genome encodes these proteins:
- a CDS encoding DUF554 domain-containing protein → MTAVFVNCAAVILGSILGLLFSGRIGSRMEEVIRTGAGIVTLVLGLQMAFEFQNVVYFTLAVIAGGITGTALDIDAKILCLGKLLERLVYRNKVSAATAAGEEVQPLRNFAHAFLNSSVLFCVGAMAILGSLKAGIEHDYSVIFTKSILDGFMAISFAAAMGAGTIFSALSILVYQGALTLLSTLAAPYCTEQMIAEITGSGGALICMIGINLLGIRNIKTANYLPAVLFSVIFVLLDPYISQIPSLFR, encoded by the coding sequence ATGACAGCCGTTTTTGTAAACTGTGCAGCGGTAATTTTGGGTTCAATTCTGGGGCTTTTGTTTTCGGGAAGAATCGGTTCAAGAATGGAAGAAGTGATAAGAACGGGAGCCGGCATAGTTACTCTTGTTCTTGGCCTTCAGATGGCATTTGAGTTTCAGAATGTAGTTTATTTTACACTTGCAGTTATTGCCGGCGGAATAACAGGAACGGCGCTGGATATTGATGCAAAAATTCTTTGTCTTGGAAAACTTCTTGAGCGGCTTGTGTACAGGAATAAGGTTTCGGCTGCAACTGCTGCAGGTGAAGAAGTACAGCCTTTACGGAATTTTGCCCATGCTTTTTTAAATTCCAGCGTACTGTTTTGTGTAGGTGCCATGGCTATTCTGGGGTCACTCAAGGCTGGTATAGAGCATGACTATTCTGTTATTTTTACAAAAAGTATTCTCGATGGATTTATGGCCATTTCTTTTGCGGCTGCTATGGGTGCAGGTACAATATTCAGCGCGCTTTCGATTCTGGTCTACCAGGGAGCGCTTACCCTTCTGAGTACACTTGCTGCCCCTTACTGTACAGAGCAGATGATTGCCGAAATAACCGGTTCCGGCGGTGCCCTCATCTGCATGATAGGAATTAATCTTTTGGGAATACGCAATATAAAGACCGCCAATTATCTTCCTGCAGTTTTGTTTTCTGTAATATTTGTGCTGCTTGACCCGTATATTTCACAAATTCCGTCTTTATTCCGCTAG
- the rsgA gene encoding ribosome small subunit-dependent GTPase A, with amino-acid sequence MQGLILNGSKNVFEVECEDGITRDCPIKGKILKESDGYYNPIAPGDIVTLDDETLEEFKGQITGLVPRKNEFVRFNIKKRQPQLLAANLDYLLIVTTPDEPPFRPRFIDRALAQAEYQNITPVIVCNKYDLPAAKDEDFQTRLSIWEDIGYKVIRSSARTREGMEELANLIENHLSALVGQSGVGKSSLINVLDNNVVLKTGSLSQKYGRGTHTTTKGSLMHIQLDEALMGGRKGACANIIDTPGVRRFILHDISADNLALYFRDFKEHLGKCAFGMSCSHLTEKGCAIKQAVEEGTISAQRYDSWKRISDELKNGSWED; translated from the coding sequence ATGCAAGGACTTATTTTAAACGGAAGCAAAAATGTTTTTGAAGTGGAATGCGAAGACGGCATTACACGTGACTGCCCCATAAAAGGAAAAATTCTAAAAGAAAGCGACGGCTACTATAACCCCATTGCACCGGGAGACATTGTAACACTGGATGATGAAACCCTTGAAGAATTCAAAGGACAAATAACGGGACTGGTTCCGCGCAAAAATGAATTTGTAAGATTCAACATAAAAAAAAGGCAGCCGCAGCTTCTGGCCGCAAATCTGGACTATCTTCTCATAGTCACTACTCCCGATGAACCACCGTTCAGGCCAAGATTCATAGACCGCGCCCTTGCACAGGCAGAATACCAGAACATAACACCGGTGATTGTATGCAACAAATATGACCTTCCGGCTGCAAAAGACGAAGACTTCCAGACAAGACTTTCCATTTGGGAAGACATAGGCTACAAGGTTATCCGTTCCAGTGCCAGAACACGTGAAGGAATGGAAGAACTGGCAAATCTTATAGAAAACCATCTGAGTGCACTTGTAGGTCAGAGCGGCGTCGGCAAAAGTTCGCTCATAAATGTTTTGGACAACAATGTCGTTTTAAAAACCGGCAGCCTCTCGCAGAAATACGGAAGGGGAACCCACACTACAACAAAAGGTTCACTTATGCACATTCAGCTTGACGAAGCTCTCATGGGCGGAAGAAAAGGTGCCTGTGCAAACATAATTGACACACCCGGAGTAAGACGGTTTATTCTTCACGACATAAGCGCAGACAATCTTGCACTTTACTTCAGGGACTTCAAGGAACATCTGGGCAAATGTGCATTTGGAATGAGTTGTTCCCATCTTACCGAAAAAGGCTGCGCAATAAAGCAGGCTGTCGAAGAAGGAACAATAAGTGCCCAAAGATACGACAGCTGGAAGCGTATAAGCGACGAACTCAAAAACGGCAGTTGGGAAGACTGA
- a CDS encoding ABC transporter ATP-binding protein, giving the protein MAKVELKGIGKIYDGNVRAVQNANITIEDKDFCVFVGPSGCGKSTTLRMIAGLEEISEGELLIDGELMNDVPPKDRNIAMVFQNYALYPHMTVYDNMAFGLKIRKMDKGEIKRRVDEAANSLGLTQYLDRKPKALSGGQRQRVAVGRAIVRNPKVFLFDEPLSNLDAKLRVTMRGEIAALHQRLQATMIYVTHDQIEAMTMGTKIVVMKDGHVQQIGEPLYLYNHPINKFVAGFIGSPPMNFLTVTIKKEGDAIVADEGSFTLTPTAEQQAALKDYVGKEVYFGVRPEDLTYCDKPAAENNMRMKVSNKEPLGAETHLFLATKGQNIIARVLASAKEGFKLGEEVNFQPAMVRCKFFAKNPEDLDEEKNICEKIDAPWLKNPITGQIGYDKIPAVK; this is encoded by the coding sequence TTGGCAAAGGTAGAACTTAAGGGTATTGGTAAAATCTATGACGGCAATGTTCGTGCCGTACAGAATGCCAATATTACAATTGAAGACAAGGACTTCTGCGTATTCGTAGGTCCGTCTGGATGTGGAAAGTCAACAACTCTCCGCATGATCGCCGGTCTGGAAGAAATCTCTGAAGGTGAACTTCTCATCGACGGAGAACTCATGAATGATGTTCCGCCAAAGGACAGAAACATCGCCATGGTATTCCAGAATTACGCCCTTTATCCACACATGACTGTTTATGACAACATGGCTTTCGGACTCAAGATCCGTAAGATGGATAAGGGAGAAATCAAGCGCCGTGTAGACGAAGCTGCAAACAGCCTTGGTCTTACACAGTATTTGGACCGCAAACCTAAGGCTCTTTCTGGTGGACAGCGTCAGCGTGTTGCTGTAGGCCGCGCTATCGTTCGTAACCCGAAGGTTTTCTTGTTTGACGAACCTCTTTCAAACCTTGATGCCAAGCTCCGTGTAACAATGCGTGGAGAAATTGCTGCATTGCACCAGAGACTTCAGGCAACAATGATTTATGTTACCCATGACCAGATTGAGGCCATGACTATGGGAACAAAAATCGTTGTAATGAAGGACGGACACGTTCAGCAGATTGGAGAACCACTCTATCTGTACAACCATCCGATCAACAAGTTTGTTGCCGGATTCATCGGTTCACCGCCAATGAACTTCCTTACAGTAACAATCAAGAAGGAAGGCGATGCTATCGTTGCAGACGAAGGTTCATTTACCCTTACACCGACAGCAGAACAGCAGGCTGCTCTTAAAGACTATGTAGGAAAGGAAGTATACTTTGGTGTACGCCCGGAAGATCTTACATACTGCGACAAGCCGGCTGCAGAAAACAACATGAGAATGAAGGTTTCAAACAAGGAACCTCTTGGTGCTGAAACACATCTTTTCCTTGCAACAAAGGGACAGAACATCATTGCTCGTGTACTTGCTTCTGCTAAGGAAGGATTCAAGCTTGGTGAAGAAGTTAACTTCCAGCCAGCAATGGTAAGATGCAAGTTCTTTGCAAAGAATCCTGAAGATTTGGACGAAGAAAAGAACATCTGCGAAAAAATCGATGCACCGTGGCTCAAGAACCCCATTACCGGTCAGATCGGATACGACAAGATTCCGGCTGTAAAGTAA
- a CDS encoding RluA family pseudouridine synthase, with the protein MGEKELLSEISQRLDVFLREKLPPLVGSEVSNSKIRRLIMAGAVFVNGIQRRIPSFVLAKGARVRVRVDEQKLFFEREPDDIKFTLDQSGVLYEDEDIIVVNKPPFLPTEGTIVKSRASMHDAVVEYLWKQNPALRNAPYAGIMHRLDRETSGALLFTKRRTANAAVHDMFENRTARKIYRAVCFASEKFRPSAGESFFVENYIGRISAKSSRCEMGVVPQSRGGLYSRTEFYVAAEKDGLFYIDCELKTGRTHQIRVHLSCKGLPLAGDSLYGETKAQSFAKRVMLHSWKLEFPHPADGHKVLVEAPLPEGFSLPNCRF; encoded by the coding sequence ATGGGTGAAAAAGAGTTGCTATCAGAAATAAGTCAGCGGCTTGATGTTTTTTTGCGGGAAAAGCTTCCGCCTCTTGTTGGAAGCGAAGTATCCAATTCAAAGATACGCAGGCTCATTATGGCCGGTGCAGTTTTTGTAAACGGAATTCAGCGCCGTATTCCTTCTTTTGTTCTGGCAAAGGGTGCGCGTGTGCGTGTGCGTGTGGACGAACAGAAACTTTTTTTTGAGCGTGAACCTGATGACATAAAATTTACACTTGACCAAAGCGGTGTACTGTACGAAGACGAAGATATAATTGTAGTCAACAAGCCGCCGTTTCTTCCTACAGAGGGGACGATTGTTAAGTCGCGGGCCAGTATGCATGATGCCGTAGTTGAATATCTTTGGAAACAAAACCCGGCACTGAGGAATGCACCCTATGCCGGAATAATGCACCGTCTTGACCGTGAAACCAGCGGCGCCCTTCTTTTTACAAAGCGCAGAACAGCAAATGCGGCGGTTCATGACATGTTTGAAAACCGTACGGCAAGAAAAATATACAGGGCAGTTTGTTTTGCTTCGGAAAAGTTCAGGCCTTCTGCAGGAGAATCTTTTTTTGTAGAAAACTATATCGGAAGAATAAGTGCAAAAAGTTCCAGGTGCGAGATGGGTGTTGTTCCGCAATCACGGGGCGGACTTTATTCCCGCACGGAATTTTATGTTGCCGCAGAAAAGGACGGGCTTTTTTATATTGACTGCGAACTCAAGACAGGCCGTACACATCAGATAAGGGTTCATCTTTCTTGCAAAGGGCTTCCTCTTGCAGGTGACAGTCTTTACGGCGAAACAAAGGCGCAGTCTTTTGCAAAGCGGGTTATGCTTCATTCTTGGAAGCTTGAGTTCCCGCATCCTGCAGACGGACACAAAGTATTGGTTGAAGCTCCACTTCCAGAAGGATTCAGTCTTCCCAACTGCCGTTTTTGA
- a CDS encoding AI-2E family transporter, translated as MNNKNTLQTICIFATFIFFFALLIGMLYPFSTVILWTALLYLLIRPLYIKCETKLNKAKKTYGIKRHAIAGGFSIGTLLLIIGPLTVICILLVQQGISFLDSAEKFISQNQNFAKEGELLQKVANFLSSFGIELPDPNTAEIKKNVLSFIQSYSSKFISAGTAVVSKTGSFIVSILFVVFSLYFCFLDGPYLSSLVKKAVPIDPEYMNVLTKKFSEIVKNLFAGYILVALYQGLASFIIMTCFQVKGSLLFSVILMFASFIPMFGAAIVWVPVGIAICVTKSVVKGIIFLILSGFCISFLDNFIRPLFLKDRINVHPLVIFFSILGGIKLFGINGLILGPLTVILFFTVLDLIISKKSSQE; from the coding sequence ATGAACAATAAAAACACACTTCAGACAATATGCATTTTTGCAACATTTATATTTTTCTTTGCACTTTTAATCGGAATGCTCTATCCTTTTTCGACCGTAATTCTTTGGACGGCGCTGCTCTACCTTTTGATAAGACCGCTGTACATAAAATGCGAAACAAAGCTGAACAAAGCAAAAAAAACTTACGGAATAAAACGTCATGCAATTGCCGGCGGATTTTCTATAGGAACACTTCTTCTTATAATAGGACCACTTACCGTAATCTGCATTCTTCTTGTTCAGCAGGGAATTTCATTTCTTGATTCCGCGGAAAAATTCATTTCACAAAACCAGAATTTTGCAAAAGAAGGCGAACTTCTGCAAAAGGTAGCAAATTTTCTTTCTTCATTCGGAATAGAACTTCCCGACCCGAATACAGCCGAAATAAAAAAGAATGTACTTTCTTTCATCCAGTCCTACAGCAGTAAATTCATTTCGGCGGGAACAGCGGTTGTAAGCAAAACAGGCTCATTTATTGTTTCCATTCTGTTCGTGGTATTCTCGCTGTACTTCTGCTTTCTTGACGGACCGTATCTGAGTTCGCTTGTAAAAAAAGCCGTTCCCATTGACCCGGAATACATGAATGTTCTTACAAAAAAATTCTCTGAAATCGTAAAAAATCTTTTTGCAGGCTACATACTCGTAGCACTTTATCAGGGACTCGCTTCATTTATAATCATGACGTGTTTTCAAGTCAAAGGCTCACTTCTTTTTTCTGTAATACTGATGTTTGCTTCGTTTATACCAATGTTTGGTGCAGCAATAGTCTGGGTTCCGGTGGGAATAGCAATATGCGTTACAAAATCTGTAGTAAAGGGAATTATATTTCTTATACTCTCAGGGTTCTGCATAAGTTTTCTGGACAATTTTATAAGACCGCTTTTCCTTAAAGACAGAATCAACGTTCACCCGCTTGTAATTTTCTTTTCCATTCTGGGCGGAATTAAACTTTTCGGAATAAACGGACTTATTTTAGGCCCGCTTACGGTAATTCTTTTCTTTACAGTTCTTGATTTGATAATTTCCAAAAAAAGCAGTCAGGAATAA
- a CDS encoding NAD(P)/FAD-dependent oxidoreductase, with protein MEKKIFDLIIIGSGPAGLSAAVYACRSGLKTLILGNAAASQTFRIDLLENYPGVFPAQKGYAFIDSMKNQAEKFGAVTDMNQVVSVEVPAVQGGMFVVNTDKISYTAVSVMLCTGAVHKKLGVEGEDTLYGKGVSYCATCDGPFFKGKKVAVVGGGDSACSEALFLSSICSEVILIHRRNEFRAQKSLVEQVEKNPVVKIMLNSVVQSINGRDKVESVTVGGENIAVDGVFVSVGTVPAQTFVPELKKDDVGYVVTGEDMQTSVSGLFAAGDIRSKSMRQVVTACSDGAVAAGEALLYVKNLKNEVHK; from the coding sequence ATGGAAAAAAAGATTTTTGACCTGATTATAATCGGTTCGGGCCCGGCAGGACTTTCTGCTGCTGTATATGCATGCCGTTCGGGGCTTAAAACGCTGATTCTGGGTAATGCAGCCGCAAGTCAGACTTTCAGAATAGATTTGCTTGAAAATTATCCCGGGGTTTTTCCTGCACAAAAAGGATATGCTTTTATTGACTCAATGAAAAACCAGGCTGAAAAATTTGGCGCTGTTACTGACATGAACCAAGTTGTTTCTGTTGAAGTTCCTGCAGTACAAGGCGGAATGTTTGTTGTTAATACTGATAAAATAAGCTATACTGCGGTTTCTGTCATGCTTTGCACCGGCGCTGTTCATAAGAAACTGGGTGTTGAAGGTGAAGACACTCTTTATGGAAAGGGTGTGTCTTACTGCGCTACCTGTGACGGACCTTTTTTTAAGGGAAAGAAAGTTGCCGTTGTGGGAGGAGGAGACAGTGCGTGTTCAGAAGCGCTTTTTCTTTCTTCAATTTGTTCTGAAGTTATTCTGATTCACAGAAGAAATGAATTCCGCGCGCAGAAGTCACTTGTTGAACAGGTTGAAAAAAATCCTGTCGTAAAGATAATGCTTAATTCTGTTGTTCAGAGTATAAACGGCAGGGACAAAGTTGAATCTGTTACTGTCGGTGGTGAAAATATTGCTGTTGACGGTGTGTTTGTTTCTGTCGGAACTGTTCCTGCACAGACTTTTGTTCCGGAACTTAAAAAAGATGATGTCGGATATGTTGTTACCGGGGAAGATATGCAGACTTCTGTTTCGGGACTGTTTGCGGCCGGTGACATACGCTCGAAGTCAATGAGGCAGGTTGTTACTGCGTGTTCTGACGGAGCGGTTGCGGCAGGAGAGGCTCTTTTGTATGTAAAGAATTTAAAAAATGAGGTTCACAAATAA
- a CDS encoding glycoside hydrolase family 3 protein encodes MFFKKIVTLLFAACAAVSVGFAKTGIPSDADFWSDYPDDELATALTERMTDEELFAQILMFGWAGAEPSDLLNSWVIDRGLGSVKVFGWNTDDIRLVAKSVKTLQKEAASRRFRIPLFVATDQEGGWIRHVKGETSDTPGNMAIGASGYAFDAYYSGFYINREIRALGINMNFAPTVDLYTNLDSSVIGPRSFGSDPVTVGILGEAFAAGSMDAGVIPTAKHFPGHGDTSLDSHGRLPQIDIDFSTLQNRELVPFRYLIDADIPAVMSGHLSFPQIESDGTPASLSKKFLTDILRNRMGFKGLIITDDMMMNGATLFAGSFHRAVTMAVEAGNDIIISSTTANLYDNMWTRNIERMRTVPEFKERVQDAARRVIEAKLKYFKSDNHAPLYPDETKIYESIPDKEGVKFFTEQACRSISVYKRGEAFPFVPKEGERVLIAGPFLSLFNEGRSRYPRADVFHFSYELKQDKSNFDSWNAESLAYVARGYDTVIINVYDRHTASIAKRLRNSGKKVIVLSIMSPVYVLEDFDWADTVLCGYSYSSYSFAALFGALSGEFVPRGEIPLGKHLFN; translated from the coding sequence ATGTTTTTTAAAAAGATAGTTACGCTCCTTTTTGCTGCATGCGCTGCAGTTTCTGTCGGTTTTGCAAAGACGGGCATTCCTTCAGATGCAGATTTCTGGAGTGATTATCCTGATGATGAACTTGCGACCGCCCTTACCGAAAGAATGACCGACGAAGAGCTTTTTGCACAGATTCTGATGTTCGGGTGGGCAGGTGCTGAACCGAGCGACCTTTTGAATTCATGGGTTATTGACCGCGGGCTTGGAAGCGTTAAGGTTTTCGGCTGGAATACTGACGACATAAGGCTTGTTGCAAAGTCCGTAAAAACGCTTCAGAAAGAGGCTGCTTCCAGAAGATTCAGAATTCCGCTTTTTGTGGCAACTGATCAGGAAGGCGGATGGATCAGGCATGTAAAGGGAGAAACTTCTGACACTCCGGGAAATATGGCTATTGGTGCTTCGGGGTATGCTTTTGATGCATATTATTCGGGCTTTTACATTAACCGCGAAATACGTGCTCTTGGAATAAACATGAACTTTGCACCGACGGTTGATTTGTATACCAACCTTGATTCCAGTGTTATAGGCCCGCGTTCGTTCGGCTCGGACCCTGTTACTGTAGGAATTCTGGGGGAAGCGTTTGCTGCAGGTTCAATGGATGCGGGTGTTATTCCGACTGCAAAGCATTTTCCAGGTCACGGAGATACAAGCCTTGACAGTCACGGAAGGCTTCCGCAGATTGATATAGATTTTTCTACCCTTCAGAACAGGGAACTGGTTCCGTTCAGGTATCTTATAGATGCAGATATTCCTGCCGTAATGAGCGGACATCTTTCTTTTCCTCAGATTGAGTCTGACGGAACGCCTGCCAGTCTTTCAAAGAAATTTCTTACTGACATACTGCGCAACAGAATGGGCTTTAAGGGGCTGATTATTACTGACGACATGATGATGAACGGAGCAACACTTTTTGCAGGTTCATTCCATAGGGCAGTTACAATGGCTGTTGAAGCGGGAAACGATATTATAATTTCTTCTACAACGGCAAATCTTTACGACAATATGTGGACGCGCAATATAGAAAGAATGCGTACTGTTCCTGAATTCAAGGAAAGGGTTCAAGATGCTGCACGCCGTGTAATTGAAGCAAAACTGAAGTATTTTAAAAGCGACAATCACGCACCTCTGTATCCTGACGAAACAAAAATTTATGAGAGCATTCCGGATAAGGAAGGGGTAAAGTTTTTTACCGAACAGGCGTGCCGTTCAATAAGCGTTTATAAAAGGGGTGAGGCTTTTCCGTTTGTGCCGAAGGAAGGGGAACGCGTTCTTATTGCGGGGCCGTTTCTTTCGCTGTTCAACGAAGGCCGTTCGCGCTACCCCAGAGCAGATGTATTTCACTTCAGCTATGAACTCAAGCAGGACAAAAGCAACTTTGACTCGTGGAATGCGGAAAGTCTTGCGTATGTTGCACGCGGGTACGATACTGTAATTATTAATGTTTATGACAGGCATACTGCTTCCATTGCAAAAAGACTCAGAAATTCCGGAAAGAAGGTAATTGTGCTTTCAATAATGTCGCCGGTTTATGTTCTTGAAGATTTTGACTGGGCAGACACGGTTCTCTGCGGCTACAGCTATTCGTCCTATTCTTTTGCAGCTCTGTTCGGCGCTCTTTCGGGAGAATTTGTTCCGCGCGGGGAAATTCCTCTAGGTAAACATCTTTTCAACTAA
- a CDS encoding valine--tRNA ligase, translating into MKAIELEKAYNPKDFEDRIYNEWVEKGCFKPSSDSRSPLHECYLNKTSGGKTVSKYTVVIPPPNVTGVLHMGHGLNNTLQDIVVRYHRMLGDNTLWLPGTDHAGIATQNVVERQLKKEGTSRQALGREKFLDRTWAVTHEHHDTIVKQQRKLGNSVDWDRERFTFDEGFSKAVRNVFVTLYERGLIYKGHYLVNWCPRCGTALADDEVDHTDTDGFMYHIWYEYADGPAADGSTKIEIATTRPETLLGDSAVAVNPEDERYKAIVGKKLKLPLTDRVIPIIADQYVDKEFGTGMVKITPAHDPNDWEVGKRHNLEVINILNPDGTLNTACPEKYRGLKCAEARKIIIEDLKELGLYKGEEKIKHSVGHCYRCATVVEPYLSDQWFVKMKPLAEKALASWKNGDFVFYPKKWENTFLHWMENIRDWCISRQLWWGHRIPVWYCKDCGETIVSREDPASCPKCGAGADRLEQDPDVMDTWFSSWLWPFGTLGWPEKTEDLSLMYPTTALVTAYDIIFFWVSRMIMAGLEFTGKAPFHDIYIHGLVRDKQGRKMSKSLGNGIDPLEIIDMYGADALKFTLGYMCAQGQDVLVDKDSFKMGSRFCNKVWNASRYILGNLEGRTLVPVRDSDLTELDKWIYSCLDRAVREAKSAFEGYRYNEGASALYEYFWYDFCDWYVEATKLSFRNGDENEKNRAVSVLLNVLEESLRLMHPYLPFVTEEIYGKLPLAEIVSNRTAAGKQSILASEEYKGLLVDAPYPEPVGARENSSITARFAVLQELIRNIRGLRAECGLDPAAKLHIAVNITAGSSAEVIREKTDMIELLAGVSAIDFTDSTPQKSIGSVGDGFEAFLLVDESINKEQLVARFNKEIAAEQVSVKKSEAKLSGKFVENAPADVVQAERDKLEASRRRIEKLVSYVKSL; encoded by the coding sequence ATGAAAGCCATTGAACTGGAAAAAGCATATAATCCTAAGGATTTTGAAGATAGAATTTATAACGAATGGGTAGAAAAGGGCTGCTTCAAGCCTTCTTCTGACAGCCGTTCACCGCTGCACGAATGTTATTTGAATAAAACTTCCGGCGGAAAAACTGTTTCAAAATACACGGTTGTAATTCCCCCGCCGAATGTTACCGGTGTTCTTCACATGGGACACGGACTCAACAATACCCTTCAGGATATAGTTGTACGCTATCACAGAATGCTCGGTGACAATACGCTCTGGCTTCCCGGAACAGACCATGCCGGAATTGCTACACAGAATGTTGTTGAACGCCAGCTCAAAAAGGAAGGAACTTCAAGACAGGCTCTGGGCCGTGAAAAATTCCTTGACAGAACATGGGCAGTTACCCACGAGCACCATGACACAATCGTAAAGCAGCAACGCAAACTTGGAAACAGCGTTGACTGGGACCGTGAAAGATTCACGTTTGACGAAGGATTTTCAAAGGCAGTAAGAAACGTTTTTGTTACGCTTTACGAACGCGGCCTTATTTACAAGGGACATTATCTTGTTAACTGGTGCCCCCGCTGCGGAACAGCACTTGCAGATGATGAAGTTGACCACACAGACACAGACGGTTTTATGTACCACATCTGGTATGAATATGCCGACGGACCTGCTGCTGACGGTTCAACAAAAATAGAAATAGCCACGACCCGTCCTGAAACACTTCTGGGAGACAGCGCCGTTGCCGTAAACCCCGAAGACGAACGATACAAGGCAATCGTAGGCAAAAAACTCAAACTGCCCCTTACTGACCGTGTAATTCCAATTATTGCAGACCAGTACGTAGACAAGGAATTCGGAACCGGTATGGTTAAAATAACTCCTGCCCACGACCCGAATGACTGGGAAGTCGGCAAGAGACACAATCTTGAAGTAATTAATATTCTTAACCCCGACGGAACTCTTAACACAGCCTGTCCTGAAAAATACCGTGGTCTCAAATGTGCCGAAGCAAGAAAAATTATAATTGAAGACCTTAAGGAACTGGGGCTGTACAAAGGCGAAGAAAAGATTAAGCACTCAGTAGGACACTGTTACAGATGTGCGACCGTAGTTGAACCGTACCTGAGCGACCAGTGGTTTGTAAAAATGAAGCCGCTTGCAGAAAAAGCCCTCGCTTCATGGAAAAACGGTGACTTTGTATTCTATCCTAAAAAGTGGGAAAACACATTCCTTCACTGGATGGAAAATATACGCGACTGGTGCATAAGCCGCCAGCTCTGGTGGGGACACAGAATTCCTGTCTGGTACTGCAAAGACTGCGGCGAAACAATTGTATCGCGCGAAGACCCGGCTTCCTGTCCAAAATGCGGTGCCGGAGCAGACAGACTTGAACAGGATCCCGATGTTATGGACACCTGGTTCAGTTCGTGGCTCTGGCCTTTCGGAACACTGGGATGGCCAGAAAAAACAGAAGATCTTTCACTTATGTACCCGACAACAGCCCTTGTTACGGCTTACGATATTATTTTCTTCTGGGTCAGCCGCATGATTATGGCCGGACTTGAGTTTACTGGAAAAGCTCCGTTCCATGACATTTATATCCACGGGCTTGTACGCGACAAACAGGGGCGCAAAATGTCAAAGTCCCTCGGCAACGGAATTGATCCGCTTGAAATTATTGACATGTATGGCGCCGATGCCCTTAAGTTTACACTCGGCTATATGTGTGCACAGGGACAGGATGTTCTTGTAGACAAAGACAGCTTCAAAATGGGAAGCCGCTTCTGCAACAAAGTATGGAATGCAAGCCGCTATATTCTTGGAAATCTTGAAGGAAGAACCCTAGTTCCTGTACGTGACAGTGACCTTACAGAATTGGATAAATGGATTTATTCCTGTTTGGACCGTGCCGTAAGAGAAGCAAAGTCTGCCTTTGAAGGTTACCGCTACAATGAAGGTGCCTCTGCGCTGTATGAGTATTTCTGGTATGACTTCTGCGACTGGTATGTAGAAGCAACAAAACTTTCATTCCGCAACGGTGATGAAAACGAAAAGAACCGTGCAGTAAGTGTACTTCTTAACGTACTTGAGGAAAGCCTCAGACTCATGCATCCTTATCTTCCTTTTGTAACAGAAGAAATCTACGGAAAACTTCCTCTTGCAGAAATTGTTTCAAACCGAACAGCGGCCGGTAAACAGAGTATACTTGCTTCTGAAGAATACAAAGGCCTTCTTGTAGATGCCCCTTACCCGGAACCTGTCGGTGCCCGCGAAAATTCTTCCATAACTGCGCGCTTTGCTGTCCTTCAGGAACTTATACGCAATATACGCGGACTCAGAGCTGAATGCGGTCTTGATCCTGCAGCAAAACTTCATATTGCAGTAAATATTACAGCAGGTTCAAGTGCAGAAGTTATCCGTGAAAAAACAGACATGATAGAACTTCTTGCCGGAGTCAGTGCAATAGATTTCACTGATTCTACACCGCAAAAGTCAATCGGTTCTGTAGGAGACGGATTCGAAGCATTTCTTCTTGTAGACGAGTCAATAAACAAGGAACAGCTTGTTGCACGCTTTAACAAGGAAATTGCTGCAGAACAGGTTTCTGTAAAGAAAAGCGAAGCAAAACTTTCAGGAAAATTCGTAGAAAACGCACCTGCAGATGTTGTTCAGGCTGAACGTGACAAACTGGAAGCTTCCCGCCGTCGTATCGAGAAACTTGTATCCTACGTAAAAAGTCTTTAA